Proteins from a genomic interval of Cheilinus undulatus linkage group 15, ASM1832078v1, whole genome shotgun sequence:
- the tmem223 gene encoding transmembrane protein 223 has protein sequence MGLERFLRGALTCYFTQIRLPNFQQNAGVFRVSMSTVTCLSASKVVHPVACVTGLCSRIFVRTSRLGAPQLATRRSLCSSAQPTRDVTLFEHDRTRYFRLLSVFCGCQFLFWTYLSHFAYTGLRDTRASKEKPGPKSTTTTGLAGIWSFEMNLGSNTWRYGFTLGCLAVGAAIIGLGVLFCRRSVSQVVLHKGGRMVTVSTQSPLGPGRGRSITVPLSQVACHAHRQESPSFIPLRVKGHKFYFLLDKEGTVNNARLFDITVGAYRQV, from the coding sequence atgggtttagagcgGTTTCTACGCGGGGCGCTGACGTGTTACTTTACACAAATCCGACTCCCCAACTTCCAGCAAAACGCCGGAGTCTTTCGTGTTTCGATGTCTACGGTGACTTGTCTGAGCGCGTCCAAAGTAGTACACCCGGTTGCTTGTGTAACAGGACTCTGCAGCAGGATTTTTGTCCGCACAAGTCGCCTCGGAGCCCCCCAACTCGCTACCCGCCGCAGCCTTTGCTCCTCCGCACAGCCAACCAGAGATGTCACCCTCTTCGAGCACGACAGGACGCGCTACTTCCGGCTCCTGTCAGTCTTCTGTGGCTGCCAGTTTCTCTTCTGGACATACCTTAGCCACTTCGCTTATACTGGGCTCAGAGACACGAGAGCCTCTAAAGAGAAACCTGGACCCAAGAGTACCACCACAACCGGGCTTGCTGGCATATGGAGTTTTGAAATGAACCTGGGCTCTAACACCTGGAGGTACGGCTTTACTCTGGGATGCCTTGCAGTAGGTGCTGCGATAATCGGGCTCGGGGTTCTGTTCTGCCGACGCTCTGTCAGCCAGGTGGTTTTACACAAAGGTGGGAGAATGGTAACAGTGTCCACACAGTCACCTTTGGGACCAGGTCGTGGCCGGAGCATAACAGTTCCGCTGTCCCAGGTGGCCTGCCATGCTCACAGACAGGAGTCCCCCTCATTCATCCCCCTCAGAGTCAAAGGACACAAGTTCTACTTTCTCCTTGATAAAGAAGGGACTGTGAACAATGCCAGGCTATTTGATATCACTGTTGGAGCTTACCGGCAAGTTTAA
- the LOC121522424 gene encoding GRIP and coiled-coil domain-containing protein 2 produces MEDPGGTGSESVAPSPAGSTKSKLDTLSKDDLIKFAKKQMAAMQKMKSRCAELEKEAESLRQQPKNNSTSSDDSALMQELTERMDALLLEKAETQQSLAMSRKDLEKTKQQAKNDLTALKEELDLVIEDHLRKIKTLESSIEESNNKHQEEVAYFQQLLKEREENDRKRESEREREHARSEESTEEIRRHLEVQLETLRAKLKEVQEQNSEESPEMEESHQRELTKAQQEVENLKEELAQKSLQHEEEMRALEEDFEIERERLLLLHEELTEQLALKDSYLQDVQEEDEEPARGSGIAKMLELSGCAQGNSSHCDGEETETGKLKAAFEELQAQNTMFQDELTLLSNVKGELEAELERTKEEFQTEREELEFKINELQMSRDGTLNDQAIALDPEPHEGSGQLQQQSEGDGADSFSCKSAIFPVNQNLPTPEELKAQFEALTKERDFALAECQQVREILQGSEAELAEKTKDFAVQYNAMKEQEANTTREFENKMEKLIQENGQVLERLSAVTEEKNTLEKSIQDLKLQLEGFAGEDQKLRSSVEEQTTLASELKQTVVELTKQNEEILSQLQMKESVTQDLKDMVNMLSEEKNKLQSRLQLREEETRNVNDEKTKEFQLLLEEKEREALLYRDEKEKELKILKKEKEEVERLKEEMGKEEETLKEEVKRWQEKVFALELTMKELSTDNSELHQKLEDASSGLTKAQETKELLDSKLAALEAQLEQETSEKHDREAKLNSLAEDAENARATLRASEEKQDEVLNSIKEEVKELQARVEELEKERNLLMISLEEARGEATVEEVQKELQARIVDLEQERNMLKDSLEEVLKDTKGLQNDLEEMKAANEKVCTENQKLETQISLMSQRREENDGGVEGDMEKERRELKDQLTEKESLISQLRSDIAALQGSASQPASSDENANSEFKEKIALLEKEHKEKDEKMNKIKAVAIKAKKELDISKKEVATLKEEVESLKAEKEKVSSSMKDIIHGAEGYKNLQIDYDTQTEQLDKEREKVEAAERQIAELTKRLSSAVTQTETMSSEKEDLLASVETHRSTVKQLEAQNQELQRQSDRLDRDLLAERTMKEQKIKDLSSATKEVEELTAQLRKQQQQSQQTAQELEQLRKEAQQSSLLDMEMADYERLVKELNASLAHKDECAEELKAQINTLTQKEETLKQEIESLKSQMDQGEEKTSKMKQLLVKTKKDLADAKKQESSLMMLQASLKGELEGNQQQLESSKIEVCELTAERHRLQEQLRCTLEQQQRNSSSMQQRINSLQQERDTAKAELMATASEFESYKVRVHNVLKQQKSKTTALNEGDTGKLEREQLSSQVEQLRSRLAESQQSLLSSTAELQQLQTEHDTLLERHNKILQETISKEAELRERLLSVQSENVGLRSDLSQAQADLSSQVEAQRQTYREQLRKLQDDHRATVETLQGQLTRVEEQLFNLQSQNSSVSVQSSRKTLTSDPQRRNTDQNQSGLPLMTLSDLQSMAREEGEGMETTETESPSPALTPLPSLEHLLTSPDPKQEPFVWNVEPTKEELSQKLSTATRSMEHMNCLLHETEATNAVLMEQITLLKSEVRRLERNQEREKSVANLEYLKNVLLQFIFLQSGSERQALLPVIHTMLQLSPEEKSKLAAIAQGGEEGSGNRGSGWTSYLHSWSGIR; encoded by the exons ATGGAG GACCCTGGCGGTACAGGATCCGAGTCTGTGGCTCCATCACCTGCAGGCTCAACCAAGTCAAAG CTGGACACACTGTCCAAAGATGACCTGATAAAGTTTGCAAAGAAGCAGATGGCTGCTATGCAGAAGATGAAAAGCAGATGTGCAG AGTTGGAGAAAGAAGCTGAATCCCTTAGACAACAACCTAAAAACAATAGTACCAGCTCAGATGATTCTGCTCTGATGCAG GAACTGACAGAGAGGATGGATGCCTTACTCCTGGAGAAGGCAGAAACTCAGCAAAGTCTTGCAATGTCACGTAAGGATCtagaaaagacaaaacagcaAGCCAAG AATGATCTCACTGCCCTGAAAGAGGAGCTTGACCTTGTAATAGAAGACCACCTAAGGAAGATCAAGACCCTAGAGAGCAGTATTGAGGAATCCAACAACAAACACCAAGAAGAGGTGGCTTATTTCCAGCAATTACTTAAAGAGCGAGAAGAAAATGACAGGAAGAGggagagtgaaagagagagggaacaTGCCAGATCAGAGGAGAGCACTGAAGAGATCCGCCGTCACTTAGAGGTTCAACTTGAAACCCTGCGAGCCAAACTGAAGGAAGTCCAGGAGCAGAATTCGGAGGAGAGTCCTGAAATGGAGGAAAGCCACCAAAGAGAACTGACAAAGGCCCAGCAGGAGGTGGAAAACCTGAAGGAAGAGCTGGCTCAAAAGAGTCTACAGCATGAGGAGGAAATGAGAGCTCTGGAGGAGGACTTTGAAATTGAAAGAGAGCGTCTTCTTTTGCTCCACGAGGAACTGACAGAGCAGCTCGCTCTCAAAG ACAGCTACCTGCAGGATGTGCAAGAGGAAGACGAGGAACCTGCCCGTGGTTCAGGGATTGCCAAAATGTTGGAGTTGTCAGGCTGCGCTCAGGGTAATTCCAGTCATTGTGAtggagaggagacagagaccGGAAAACTGAAAGCAGCCTTCGAAGAACTTCAAGCCCAGAACACCATGTTTCAGGATGAGCTCACTTTGCTCAGTAATGTGAAAGGTGAGCTCGAGGCAGAGCTGGAGAGGACAAAAGAGGAGTTCCAGACGGAGAGAGAAGAGCTAGAGTTCAAAATCAATGAACTGCAGATGAGCCGAGATGGCACTCTCAATGACCAAGCCATCGCTCTTGACCCTGAGCCACATGAAGGCAGTGGACAATTGCAGCAACAAAGTGAAGGAGATGGAGCGGACTCTTTTTCATGTAAGTCAGCAATATTTCCTGTGAACCAAAATCTCCCCACTCCAGAGGAGCTCAAGGCCCAGTTTGAGGCCTTGACCAAAGAGAGAGACTTTGCTCTGGCTGAGTGTCAGCAGGTGAGAGAAATACTGCAAGGTTCTGAGGCAGAACTAGCTgagaaaacaaaagattttgCTGTTCAGTACAATGCCATGAAGGAACAAGAGGCTAACACTACAAGGGAATTTGAAAACAAGATGGAGAAGCTAATCCAGGAAAACGGCCAGGTTCTGGAAAGGCTGAGTGCAGTTACAGAGGAGAAGAACACTCTTGAGAAAAGCATACAAGACCTGAAGCTGCAGCTTGAGGGTTTCGCAGGGGAGGACCAGAAGCTTCGCTCCTCTGTAGAGGAACAAACAACCTTAGCTAGTGAGCTAAAGCAAACCGTGGTGGAGCTGACCAAGCAGAACGAGGAGATCCTCTCCCAACTGCAGATGAAGGAAAGTGTAACTCAAGATTTGAAGGACATGGTCAACATGCTAAGTGAGGAGAAGAATAAATTGCAATCTCGTCTTCAGCTCAGAGAAGAGGAAACGCGAAATGTAAATGatgagaaaacaaaagaattcCAGCTACTgctggaggagaaagagagagaggcactACTGTACAGAGAcgaaaaagagaaagaattgaaaatcctgaaaaaagaaaaggaggaagtaGAGCGTTTAAAAGAGGAGATgggaaaagaagaagagactCTGAAAGAAGAGGTGAAAAGATGGCAGGAAAAAGTTTTTGCATTAGAGTTGACTATGAAAGAACTGTCTACTGACAACTCTGAACTCCATCAGAAACTGGAAGATGCATCTTCTGGGCTAACCAAGGCCCAAGAAACAAAGGAACTCTTAGACTCCAAGTTGGCAGCCCTGGAGGCTCAGCTAGAGCAGGAAACCTCTGAAAAACATGACAGGGAAGCAAAGTTGAATTCACTGGCAGAGGATGCAGAGAATGCTCGTGCCACCTTAAGagcttcagaggaaaaacaggatGAGGTGCTTAACAGCATCAAGGAAGAAGTCAAGGAGCTCCAAGCACGTGTTGAAGAGTTGGAAAAGGAGAGGAACCTTTTGATGATCAGCCTTGAGGAGGCTCGAGGAGAAGCAACAGTAGAGGAGGTACAAAAGGAGCTCCAGGCTCGTATAGTGGACCTGGAACAGGAGAGGAACATGTTGAAAGACAGCCTGGAGGAGGTACTGAAAGACACCAAAGGGCTGCAGAATGACCTGGAGGAAATGAAGGCAGCCAATGAGAAGGTTTGCACGGAGAACCAAAAACTGGAGACCCAAATCTCTCTGATGTCTCAAAGGAGAGAAGAGAATGATGGGGGAGTAGAGGGAGatatggagaaagagaggagagagctcAAAGACCAGCTGACAGAGAAGGAATCACTCATATCTCAGTTAAGGAGTGATATTGCTGCCCTTCAG GGCTCTGCTTCTCAACCGGCTTCCTCTGATGAAAATGCAAACAGTGAATTCAAAGAGAAAATAG CACTCCTGGagaaagaacacaaagaaaaagatgagaAGATGAACAAAATTAAGGCTGTTGCCATAAAAGCCAAAAAGGAGCTGGACATCAGTAAGAAAGAG GTTGCAACCCTCAAGGAGGAAGTGGAGTCACTGAAGGCAGAGAAGGAAAAAGTCAGCAGCTCTATGAAGGATATCATCCATGGGGCTGAAGGCTACAAG aaCCTGCAGATAGATTACGACACGCAGACAGAGCAACTGgataaggagagagagaaggtggAGGCCGCTGAGAGACAGATTGCCGAGCTGACCAAACGACTCAGCAGTGCTGTCACACAG ACAGAAACTATGAGCAGTGAGAAAGAGGACCTCCTTGCCAGTGTTGAGACCCACAGGAGCACGGTAAAGCAGTTGGAAGCCCAAAAtcaggagctgcagagacagtCTGACCGTCTGGACAGAGATCTGCTGGCTGAGAGAACTATGAAAGAGCAGAAGATCAAG GACTTGTCATCTGCCACAAAGGAAGTAGAGGAGCTGACAGCCCAGCTAcgcaagcagcagcagcagtctcaGCAGACTGCCCAGGAGTTGGAGCAGCTACGCAag GAGGCACAACAGAGCTCACTGCTAGACATGGAGATGGCTGATTACGAACGGCTGGTGAAAGAACTCAATGCCAGTCTTGCACATAAAGATGAATGTGCTGAAGAGTTAAAGGCCCAAATAAACACCCTAACCCAGAAAGAGGAGACACTTAAACAGGAAATCG AGTCTTTGAAGTCCCAGATGGACCAGGGAGAGGAGAAGACCTCCAAGATGAAACAGCTGCtggtgaagaccaaaaaggactTGGCTGATGCAAAGAAAcag gAAAGCTCTCTCATGATGCTGCAGGCTTCTCTGAAGGGAGAACTGGAGGGGAACCAACAGCAGCTAGAAAGCTCTAAG atCGAGGTGTGTGAGCTGACAGCAGAACGCCACCGTCTGCAGGAGCAACTTAGGTGTACCCTAGAACAGCAGCAAAGAAACAGCAGCTCCATGCAGCAAAGAATCAACAGTCTGCAACAGGAGAGAGACACTGCTAAg GCTGAGCTTATGGCAACGGCGAGTGAATTTGAGAGTTACAAGGTGCGAGTCCACAATGTGCTCAAACAGCAGAAGAGTAAAACTACTGCCTTGAATGAGGGAGATACTGGCAAACTAGAACG GGAGCAGTTGTCTTCTCAGGTTGAACAGCTGAGGTCCAGACTGGCAGAGAGCCAGCAGAGCCTCCTGAGCAGCacagcagagctgcagcagctccagACTGAACACGACACTCTGCTGGAGAGACACAACAAAATCCTCCAAGAAACCATCAGCAAGGAGGCTGAGCTCCGAGAGAG GCTCCTATCAGTGCAGTCAGAGAACGTCGGCCTGCGGTCAGACCTGTCCCAGGCACAGGCTGATCTGTCCTCACAGGTCGAGGCTCAGCGACAGACGTACAGGGAACAGCTAAGGAAACTGCAGGATGACCATCGGGCCACTGTGGAGACCCTGCAGGGCCAGTTGACTCGCGTTGAGGAACAACTCTTCAACCTGCAGAGCCAGAACA GTTCTGTGTCAGTCCAGTCCAGCCGTAAAACCCTGACCTCAGATCCCCAGCGCAGAAACACTGATCAGAATCAGTCCGGGCTGCCGCTTATGACTCTCAGTGACCTCCAGTCTATGGCCAGAGAGGAGGGTGAGGGCATGGAGACCACAGAGACTGAGAGCCCCTCTCCTGCTCTAACACCCCTGCCCTCTCTGGAACATCTTCTGACATCCCCTGACCCAAAACAAG AACCATTTGTGTGGAATGTGGAGCCCACCAAAGAAGAGCTTAGTCAAAAACTGAGCACAGCCACTCGCAGTATGGAGCATATGAACTGTCTGCTGCATGAGACTGAGGCCACCAATGCTGTTCTCATGGAGCAGATCACG ctgctgaagagTGAAGTACGTCGTTTAGAGCGAAACCAGGAAAGGGAGAAGAGTGTGGCAAACCTGGAGTATCTGAAGAATGTCCTGTTGCAGTTCATCTTTCTGCAATCTGGCAGTGAGAGACAAGCGCTCCTGCCTGTCATTCACACAATGCTTCAACTCAGTCCAGAAGAGAAAAGTAAACTGGCTGCTATTGCACAAG GTGGGGAAGAGGGGTCTGGCAATCGGGGTTCAGGCTGGACCTCCTATCTCCACAGCTGGTCTGGGATCAGATAG